A portion of the Chryseobacterium tructae genome contains these proteins:
- a CDS encoding DUF3408 domain-containing protein, with amino-acid sequence MMKKAKKNKNAVAQSNHSESVNEKVQVTYENAFLQMNKTQKRGNKSIYLSPEHHERLTRIVQIIGDDKMPLFAYLNNVLDHHFRVFENMITKEFNEKNKSPFE; translated from the coding sequence ATGATGAAAAAAGCAAAGAAAAATAAGAATGCAGTTGCCCAAAGCAACCATTCTGAAAGTGTAAACGAAAAAGTTCAGGTAACTTATGAAAACGCATTTCTGCAAATGAATAAAACACAGAAACGAGGCAATAAAAGCATATACCTAAGCCCTGAACATCACGAGCGTTTAACCCGTATTGTACAGATTATAGGCGATGATAAAATGCCCTTGTTTGCCTATCTCAATAATGTCCTTGACCATCATTTCAGGGTATTTGAGAATATGATTACAAAGGAGTTTAACGAAAAAAACAAATCTCCATTTGAATAA
- a CDS encoding conjugal transfer protein TraD — translation MEIVIVICLLIVIALLLQDKIVIKRKSEQKPMQKKVNPNLPDIMGQPKPVRSLSVPNTANESQIEEREINPDNLDIEYDENENVGVQIPQEELDEVFSNMPDFEEEEEEWNRYGISGSDDSLAQGVTYDELSSIEALLQKENLEQAQKETAVAIVQRLQGTELFSLLENSIEGASRRIAELLDSTLATETDAGSSTLRKNDLNDFDIGEFV, via the coding sequence ATGGAAATAGTAATTGTGATATGCCTGCTGATAGTTATTGCCCTGCTTTTGCAGGACAAGATTGTCATTAAAAGAAAGTCGGAACAAAAGCCGATGCAGAAAAAAGTTAATCCAAATCTGCCCGATATTATGGGTCAGCCCAAGCCTGTAAGAAGCCTTTCAGTGCCAAACACTGCCAATGAAAGCCAAATAGAGGAACGGGAGATAAATCCCGATAATTTAGACATAGAATACGACGAAAATGAAAACGTCGGTGTTCAAATTCCGCAGGAAGAGCTGGACGAAGTTTTTAGCAATATGCCTGATTTTGAAGAAGAGGAAGAAGAATGGAACAGGTACGGAATATCTGGTAGCGATGACAGTCTTGCCCAAGGGGTTACCTACGACGAACTAAGCTCCATAGAGGCTTTGCTCCAAAAAGAAAATTTGGAACAGGCTCAAAAGGAAACCGCGGTGGCGATAGTTCAAAGATTACAGGGTACTGAATTATTCAGCCTATTAGAAAATTCCATTGAGGGTGCATCCCGAAGAATAGCCGAGCTTTTGGATAGCACGCTTGCTACAGAAACGGATGCTGGTTCTTCCACTTTGCGGAAAAATGATTTGAATGACTTTGACATTGGGGAGTTTGTCTGA
- a CDS encoding helix-turn-helix transcriptional regulator encodes MKINRLKVILVEQSKTSKWLAKELGKSESTVSRWCTNEIQPSVETLAQIAQLLKVDIKEFLNSTELS; translated from the coding sequence ATGAAAATCAACAGACTAAAGGTTATATTGGTCGAACAATCTAAGACTAGTAAATGGCTAGCCAAAGAGCTGGGTAAAAGTGAAAGCACTGTGTCAAGATGGTGCACTAATGAAATACAACCGTCTGTTGAAACATTAGCTCAAATTGCACAGCTTTTAAAAGTGGATATTAAAGAGTTTTTAAACTCAACAGAGCTAAGTTAA
- a CDS encoding restriction endonuclease subunit S: protein MKEQQEKYNLPEGWAWTTIGEIALLSSGGTPDRGNHSYYNGDIPWVKSGELNHGTIIKTEETITQEAIENSSAKIVPSGTLLIALYGSTVGKLAFLGIDATTNQAVAALKTTSSFESKYLYYYLLHNRERLLQKRVGGAQPNISQKILQVFPIPISTLKEQRVIIQQIESLFSKLDDAEKGLKKAIDSLKIYRQAVLKNAIEGVLTKNWRQDLSMDAHQELTNIKRKRKEKYDAEIENKKRKKIKIDFEFDYKRDDEIYSWAISSLDNLVNMNARIGWRGLTKKEYTNEGALFLSVHSLNYGKNVVFKDANFVSIERYEESSEIQLKINDILLCKDGAGIGKVGIIKKLPGKATVNSSLLVIDSREVFNPDFLYYFFLGPNMQRLVNEKISGSAIPHLFQKDIKKFKLKVPPILEQDKIVEILESRFTLVDNLEKSAQNVLKEIIALRHSILKKAFEGRLVNYISNGSIEDLLKDIQEEKRLYLEKQKEINLNKPKEKKKMEEKKSILEILKESNTPISAQELWEKSTSDGDIERFYSEIKEIYYQIDELKSETESLLTLKDENK from the coding sequence ATGAAAGAACAACAAGAAAAATATAATTTACCTGAAGGTTGGGCATGGACTACTATAGGAGAAATAGCATTACTATCTAGTGGAGGTACGCCAGATAGAGGGAATCACAGCTATTATAATGGTGATATTCCTTGGGTAAAATCTGGCGAATTGAATCATGGTACAATAATTAAAACTGAAGAGACAATAACCCAAGAAGCGATTGAAAATTCTAGTGCTAAAATAGTTCCTTCAGGAACATTACTAATCGCTTTATATGGATCAACAGTAGGAAAATTAGCATTCTTAGGAATAGATGCTACAACAAATCAAGCTGTTGCTGCTCTAAAAACAACAAGTAGCTTTGAAAGTAAATATCTATATTATTATTTGTTACATAATAGAGAGAGGCTTTTACAGAAAAGAGTTGGTGGAGCACAGCCTAATATTAGCCAAAAGATACTACAAGTATTTCCTATTCCTATATCTACTTTAAAAGAACAACGAGTAATAATTCAACAAATAGAATCATTATTTAGTAAGCTTGATGATGCTGAAAAGGGATTAAAAAAAGCAATTGACAGCTTGAAAATTTATAGACAGGCAGTCTTGAAAAATGCCATTGAAGGTGTATTGACTAAGAATTGGAGGCAGGATTTATCTATGGATGCTCATCAGGAATTGACAAATATAAAGAGAAAGAGAAAAGAGAAATATGATGCGGAGATAGAAAACAAAAAAAGGAAAAAGATCAAAATTGATTTTGAATTTGATTATAAAAGAGATGATGAAATTTATAGTTGGGCAATATCTAGTTTAGATAATTTAGTTAATATGAATGCCAGAATTGGTTGGCGAGGATTGACAAAGAAGGAGTATACTAATGAAGGAGCTCTTTTTCTTTCCGTCCACTCTTTAAATTATGGGAAAAATGTTGTTTTTAAAGATGCGAATTTTGTTTCAATCGAGCGATATGAAGAAAGTTCAGAGATACAATTGAAAATAAATGATATTTTACTATGCAAAGATGGGGCTGGTATTGGTAAAGTAGGAATTATTAAAAAGCTGCCTGGTAAAGCCACTGTAAACTCTTCATTATTAGTCATAGATTCAAGAGAGGTCTTCAATCCAGATTTTTTATATTATTTCTTTCTCGGTCCTAATATGCAACGTTTGGTGAATGAAAAAATATCTGGAAGTGCTATTCCGCATCTATTTCAAAAAGACATAAAGAAATTCAAATTAAAGGTTCCTCCTATATTAGAACAAGATAAGATTGTCGAAATATTAGAATCGAGATTTACTTTAGTTGATAATTTAGAAAAATCCGCACAAAATGTTTTGAAGGAAATTATTGCGCTTAGACATTCAATTCTAAAAAAGGCATTTGAGGGTAGACTTGTTAACTATATTTCAAATGGATCCATAGAAGATTTGTTGAAAGATATACAAGAAGAAAAAAGATTATATCTTGAAAAGCAAAAAGAAATAAATCTTAACAAACCAAAAGAAAAGAAAAAAATGGAAGAGAAAAAATCCATACTTGAAATTTTGAAAGAATCTAATACACCAATATCTGCTCAAGAGTTGTGGGAAAAATCAACGAGCGATGGAGATATTGAACGATTCTACAGTGAAATAAAAGAAATTTACTATCAAATTGATGAGTTGAAATCAGAGACAGAATCACTTTTAACTTTAAAAGATGAAAATAAATAA
- a CDS encoding AAA family ATPase, with protein MKINNVQIKGRFKNLEDFYFDFGENSMETVLLGLNATGKSNFMEALVIIFRDLDLERVPMLHKQSQPFEYKIKYTCRDKVIEVDYSVKTGYTFCIDGEKLKSKTQFFKNKNEYLPSHVFVYYSGLSERLKSLYADHKIQQFKKMMDPKSKYEDFKEMPRIFLVEPIHASFALIAFYLFDEKEKETIDFLKRELNIVDFGSALFMLKQPNWSKSRKDPDHFWNTAGLVRRFIEDLWNFSIVPMFYKETVRGALNKRETLNRLFLFLKDKEAIRAFVEMKYENKITLFNALCSLHYSELVEDQDVRIKVLKEHVEDELAMGELSEGEKQLITVLGLLKFTKDDEALILLDEPDTHLNPLWKWKYLEFLENVVSKSAKTQIVFCTHDPLVIGGLDKEQIRVFKKNENLETIVVEPDISPRGLGVAGILTSPLFGMPTTLDRATNELLEERNLLLYKQSKGNFTDADQKRLKELFEVLSNEGFNYTFKDPDFSEFIAKKMDNQNAKDS; from the coding sequence ATGAAAATAAATAACGTACAAATAAAAGGTAGATTCAAGAATCTGGAAGATTTTTATTTTGATTTTGGTGAAAATTCCATGGAGACAGTATTGCTTGGATTAAATGCTACTGGTAAGTCTAATTTTATGGAGGCGTTGGTTATCATCTTTAGAGATTTAGATCTGGAAAGAGTTCCAATGTTACATAAGCAAAGTCAACCTTTTGAATATAAGATTAAATATACCTGTCGTGACAAAGTTATAGAAGTTGATTATTCAGTAAAAACAGGATATACTTTCTGTATAGATGGTGAAAAATTGAAATCAAAAACACAGTTTTTCAAAAACAAAAATGAATATTTACCGAGCCATGTTTTTGTTTACTACTCGGGTTTAAGTGAGCGTTTAAAATCTTTGTACGCAGATCACAAGATTCAGCAATTCAAGAAAATGATGGATCCAAAATCTAAATATGAGGACTTTAAAGAAATGCCTCGTATTTTCTTAGTTGAGCCAATTCATGCCAGTTTTGCTTTAATCGCTTTTTATTTATTTGACGAGAAAGAGAAAGAAACTATTGATTTTTTAAAAAGAGAACTTAATATAGTAGATTTTGGTTCAGCGCTTTTTATGCTAAAGCAACCTAATTGGTCTAAATCTCGTAAAGATCCGGATCATTTTTGGAATACAGCAGGCTTAGTTCGAAGGTTCATTGAAGATTTGTGGAATTTTTCTATTGTACCAATGTTTTACAAGGAAACTGTGAGAGGAGCTTTAAATAAAAGAGAAACACTAAACAGGCTCTTTCTTTTCTTGAAAGATAAAGAAGCTATCAGAGCATTTGTCGAGATGAAATATGAAAATAAGATAACCCTATTTAATGCTTTATGCAGTCTTCATTATTCTGAATTAGTAGAGGATCAGGATGTCAGGATAAAAGTTTTAAAAGAACACGTTGAAGACGAATTGGCTATGGGTGAACTTAGTGAAGGTGAAAAGCAATTAATTACAGTTCTTGGCCTACTTAAATTCACAAAAGATGATGAAGCACTTATTCTTCTCGATGAGCCGGATACTCATTTGAATCCGTTATGGAAATGGAAATACCTGGAGTTTTTAGAAAATGTAGTTAGTAAATCTGCTAAGACACAAATCGTTTTTTGTACGCATGATCCATTAGTTATAGGTGGATTAGATAAAGAACAAATACGTGTCTTTAAAAAAAATGAGAACTTAGAAACGATTGTAGTAGAGCCAGATATAAGCCCTAGGGGCTTAGGAGTTGCTGGTATTTTAACAAGTCCACTATTTGGAATGCCAACGACCCTTGACAGAGCAACAAATGAATTGTTAGAAGAGAGAAATTTATTACTGTATAAACAAAGTAAGGGTAATTTCACTGATGCTGATCAAAAAAGGCTTAAAGAACTTTTTGAAGTTTTGAGTAATGAGGGATTTAACTACACATTTAAAGATCCTGATTTTTCTGAATTTATTGCAAAAAAAATGGATAATCAAAATGCGAAAGACTCATGA
- a CDS encoding type I restriction-modification system subunit M — MASTNILVAKIWSFCDTLRDDGLGYGDYLEQLTYLLFLKMADENKNQYQIPDGCDWQELKSSSQIIETYELILKKLSNSGGMLSKIFAGALNKIHDSVKLKKLINLIDEEDWTSQEIDVKGEIYESLLQKNAENSGAGQYFTPRAVITAMVECMQPKPKEKVADPSCGTGGFFLGVLNHLRNIKLSKSEQEFLKFHTFKGWEIEKATARLCLMNLFLHGVGDLKETPEIEVKDSLKRADGEVLESEKIDIVLANPPFGISSSDIPTTDNKQAEKDGYFLRKDFWVTTSNKQLAFLQHIVTMLNENGRAAVVLPDNVLFEGGAGETIRKKLLENTNLHTILRLPTGIFYAQGVKSNVLFFQKESRSDLPATKDVWIYDYRTNIRHTPKKNPLKHEHLEDFIRCFNAINISKRKETWGQENENGRWRKYSYDEIIEKDKTNLDIFWLKDDNLIDLDNLPDPEVLIDDIIENIESALANFRTIKDSLN, encoded by the coding sequence ATGGCATCAACAAACATATTAGTAGCAAAAATCTGGTCATTCTGTGATACTCTTCGCGATGACGGATTAGGTTATGGCGATTACTTGGAACAACTTACTTATTTGCTTTTTCTCAAAATGGCAGATGAAAATAAAAATCAGTATCAAATTCCTGATGGATGTGATTGGCAAGAGTTGAAATCTTCTAGTCAAATAATAGAAACTTACGAATTAATATTAAAAAAGCTCTCTAATTCGGGCGGCATGCTTAGCAAAATATTTGCGGGAGCATTAAACAAAATACACGATTCTGTTAAGCTTAAAAAATTAATTAACCTAATTGATGAAGAAGATTGGACTTCACAGGAAATAGATGTTAAGGGTGAGATTTATGAATCCTTATTACAAAAAAATGCTGAAAATAGCGGAGCGGGTCAATATTTTACGCCTAGGGCGGTAATTACTGCAATGGTTGAATGTATGCAACCCAAACCAAAGGAAAAAGTTGCAGATCCTTCTTGTGGTACAGGTGGTTTCTTTTTGGGTGTACTTAATCATTTAAGAAATATTAAACTTAGTAAGTCGGAACAAGAGTTTTTGAAATTCCATACATTCAAAGGATGGGAAATTGAAAAAGCTACGGCTCGACTATGTTTAATGAACCTCTTCTTGCACGGAGTTGGGGATTTGAAAGAAACTCCTGAAATAGAGGTTAAGGACAGCCTGAAAAGAGCGGACGGAGAGGTGTTAGAATCTGAAAAAATTGACATAGTACTTGCTAATCCTCCTTTTGGGATAAGTAGTAGTGATATACCAACAACAGATAACAAGCAAGCAGAAAAAGACGGCTATTTTCTGAGGAAGGACTTTTGGGTAACTACAAGTAATAAACAATTAGCATTTTTACAGCATATTGTAACTATGTTAAATGAGAATGGTCGTGCAGCCGTTGTTCTTCCAGACAATGTACTCTTTGAAGGAGGTGCTGGTGAAACAATTCGGAAAAAACTTCTTGAAAACACAAATTTACATACAATACTAAGACTACCTACAGGAATTTTTTATGCTCAAGGAGTAAAATCAAATGTGCTTTTCTTTCAAAAAGAATCTAGATCGGATTTACCAGCAACTAAAGACGTTTGGATTTATGATTATCGAACAAACATCAGACATACTCCCAAAAAGAATCCATTAAAGCACGAACATTTAGAAGATTTCATAAGGTGTTTTAATGCAATTAACATTTCAAAAAGAAAAGAGACATGGGGTCAAGAGAATGAAAATGGTCGTTGGCGTAAATATTCTTATGATGAAATAATAGAAAAAGATAAAACGAATTTGGATATATTTTGGCTAAAAGATGATAATCTTATTGACTTGGATAATCTCCCTGATCCAGAAGTATTGATTGATGATATTATTGAAAATATTGAAAGTGCCTTAGCCAATTTTAGAACGATTAAGGATTCGTTGAACTAG